One genomic window of Mesoplodon densirostris isolate mMesDen1 chromosome 14, mMesDen1 primary haplotype, whole genome shotgun sequence includes the following:
- the LOC132501373 gene encoding uncharacterized protein C2orf78-like, with protein MPLKSSVFASACRRPTWLSEHSMLRLLLDDIKLLDRPKLQSYKYRQQPKRCALRFWPSWQLKESARSPALYPRTDLTQVLYGQLLRRGHRKKAVMGALTSMMSRSSGSAVVTVTVSVARGQPVPPTTPSCVPNCSTEQTVRAWELHEQSETLKITMVINSQNCHNPSVLGTLNSLQHSLPVVSNAASLTASVCNFSRVSAPAVSSASATATSFQTHMGSAYLHQHSSTTMLSGVTDQSQISTSAASYPGVFEWGITGSTEKNSSSLGDFTLALTDQHTAASSMFMAAQYDKTADTNNMAPLYPSLSASLAQGTPSQIPNQGHSLSLPYQEGSQVYYYNHGTLGSLLYGELGSCLQSYGSVSYTGSRASVQPEMVMVLKEIQPTNILPPASTSGIYYPVSAHHITETSFQGMETSLVMKTSLGWQPPIQTFCVTQTQELPESCRSRSIQILERNPPPELGDISGTAPVQSASSLLALPPAPRQGQIESKNLEDITTKLSKPLDAYQIPRENQELPLLPSEIPDIHQLPGCTDPVSQEEQPGSENAHLGKDSLSLEDLGTLENGMESSSGFADTTTLAEHIHLPQLFNSLKDLHQSKGPNVIKAKDTRVIKVNQVQEKPSVIKDPSDQPGKNKHKASEPISGAPKAKIQPKNPQCLLGGEVVLCNAAVSDRAPVNTAKHSKGKPQKAASRKISKTKSHGQEKTTRTRGRKKAEEKKQSGNKVKAEEKPTIPKTKRKEHQTELIHESIKKPRTSLGMRMLESVKVFHALGKKNDKKTGLSSCRVLGNSSNPKDPQPPPAIQPWRRTPREGKSPEKTQVEAQKPDSSAEKQCPSPSQYELPPPEKVKFSAWDKPQARPAPRRPQSLASHRPAVADRAQPASSNSAQPAAASSSQPAPASLPGPAKPAQPTVTNPTQPGWTAHIHPCVPQSAAPRPAPYKTSSFASLQREPLPPAVTKRQFPPKLQTPFLLQDFSKQRRPWREPNVSEPVMSKPIELEQRPEREAMKRRAQQERENAAKYTSLGKLQVFIEREKEMAIADYYGYL; from the exons gttgcagaGCTATAAATACCGGCAACAGCCCAAACGGTGCGCACTTCGCTTTTGGCCGagttggcagctgaaggagagtgctcggaGCCCAGCTCTCTATCCAaggaccgatctcacccaagttCTCTATGGGCAgttacttag GcgaggccatcggaagaaggcggtgatgggtgctctcaccTCCATGATGTCCCGCAGCTCAGGGTCCGCAGTGGTCACAgtcactgtcagtgtggcgcgggggcagccagtgccgcccacgacgCCCAGCTGTGTCCCgaactgcagcacagagcagacg GTAAGAGCGTGGGAACTGCACGAGCAAAGTGAGACACTGAAGATCACAATGGTAATTAATAGCC AAAATTGCCACAATCCATCTGTACTTGGAACTCTGAATTCTCTGCAGCACTCTCTTCCTGTGGTGAGCAATGCAGCTTCCCTAACAGCAAGTGTCTGCAACTTCTCCAGAGTCTCTGCTCCTGCCGTCAGTTCGGCATCAGCTACGGCCACCTCTTTCCAGACACACATGGGTAGTGCCTACCTTCACCAACATTCTAGCACAACTATGTTATCTGGAGTTACTGACCAGAGCCAGATCTCCACTTCAGCTGCTTCCTATCCAGGTGTTTTTGAGTGGGGCATCACAGGAAGCACTGAAAAGAATTCTTCTTCACTCGGAGACTTTACTCTGGCACTCACTGACCAGCACACAGCTGCTTCCTCCATGTTTATGGCAGCCCAGTATGATAAAACTGCAGACACCAATAACATGGCCCCTCTATATCCATCACTTTCTGCCAGCCTTGCTCAGGGAACACCATCTCAGATTCCAAATCAGGGACATAGCCTGTCACTTCCCTACCAGGAAGGAAGCCAGGTATATTACTATAACCACGGCACACTGGGGTCTTTACTGTATGGAGAACTTGGCTCCTGCCTGCAGTCCTATGGTTCTGTGTCATACACAGGAAGTAGGGCCTCTGTGCAACCAGAAATGGTAATGGTACTAAAGGAGATTCAGCCCACCAATATCTTACCACCAGCTTCCACCTCTGGAATCTACTACCCTGTGTCTGCTCACCACATCACAGAAACAAGTTTTCAAG ggatggagacttccctggtgatgaaaACTTCCCTGGGATGGCAACCTCCAATCCAGACATTTTGTGTGACACAAACTCAAGAACTCCCCGAGTCCTGCAGGAGCAGAAGTATTCAGATACTTGAGAGAAATCCACCACCCGAACTTGGGGACATTTCAGGGACAGCTCCAGTCCAGAGTGCCAGTAGTCTCCTGGCCCTGCCTCCAGCTCCAAGGCAGGGACAAATAGAGAGTAAGAACTTGGAGGATATTACAACCAAGCTTTCAAAGCCTCTGGATGCCTACCAGATCCCAAGAGAAAACCAAGAGCTTCCACTACTCCCTTCAGAAATCCCTGATATTCACCAGCTCCCGGGCTGCACTGACCCCGTCAGCCAAGAGGAGCAGCCTGGTTCTGAAAATGCTCATCTGGGAAAGGACAGCCTGAGTCTTGAGGACCTAGGGACACTTGAAAATGGGATGGAATCTAGCAGTGGTTTTGCAGACACTACTACACTGGCGGAGCATATTCACCTTCCCCAGCTCTTTAATTCATTGAAAGATCTTCATCAATCCAAAGGTCCCAACGTGATCAAAGCCAAAGACACCAGGGTCATTAAAGTGAATCAGGTGCAGGAAAAGCCAAGTGTCATAAAGGATCCCTCTGATCAACCCGGGAAGAACAAACATAAAGCCTCTGAGCCTATCAGTGGTGCTCCCAAGGCCAAGATCCAGCCCAAGAATCCACAGTGCCTGTTAGGGGGAGAAGTGGTTCTATGCAATGCTGCAGTCAGTGACAGGGCTCCTGTGAACACGGCCAAGCATTctaaaggcaaacctcagaaagCTGCATCCAGAAAGATCAGCAAAACTAAGAGCCACGGGCAGGAAAAgaccacaaggaccagaggaagaaagaaggctgAAGAGAAGAAGCAGTCAGGGAACAAAgtcaaggcagaagagaagccaacaaTTCCCAAGACGAAGCGAAAGGAACACCAAACTGAGCTTATCCACGAGAGCATTAAAAAGCCTCGAACCTCCCTAGGCATGCGCATGCTGGAGTCTGTGAAGGTTTTTCATGCACTGGGGAAGAAGAATGATAAGAAAACTGGGCTCTCTTCCTGTCGGGTCTTGGGAAATTCAAGCAACCCTAAAGACCCCCAGCCACCCCCAGCTATCCAGCCATGGCGGCGTACCCCACGTGAGGGTAAGAGTCCTGAGAAAACTCAAGTCGAAGCCCAGAAACCAGACAGCAGTGCTGAAAAACAGTGTCCATCTCCATCCCAGTATGAGCTGCCTCCACCTGAGAAGGTCAAGTTTTCTGCCTGGGACAAGCCTCAAGCTCGACCTGCTCCTCGGAGGCCACAGTCTCTGGCCTCACATCGGCCTGCTGTGGCGGACCGTGCCCAGCCTGCTTCTTCTAACTCAGCTCAACCTGCTGCAGCCAGTTCATCCCAGCCAGCTCCTGCCTCTTTGCCAGGTCCTGCCAAACCAGCTCAGCCAACTGTGACCAACCCAACCCAACCGGGTTGGACCGCCCATATCCATCCTTGTGTCCCTCAGTCTGCTGCTCCTAGGCCTGCACCCTACAAAACTTCATCTTTCGCTTCTCTCCAGCGGGAGCCTCTTCCCCCTGCTGTGACTAAGCGCCAGTTCCCACCCAAGCTCCAAACCCCATTTCTACTCCAAGACTTCAGCAAGCAACGAAGACCATGGAGGGAACCCAACGTTTCTGAGCCAGTCATGTCAAAGCCCATCGAACTAGAGCAGAGACCAGAGCGGGAGGCCATGAAGAGGCGGGCTCAACAAGAACGTGAGAATGCCGCCAAATACACCTCTTTGGGGAAACTGCAAGTTTTCattgagagggaaaaagaaatggcAATTGCTGACTACTACGGATATTTATAG